One window from the genome of Campylobacter concisus encodes:
- the gdhA gene encoding NADP-specific glutamate dehydrogenase: MSEYIEKTMEWIKKTNPGQGVFVQAATEVLNSLEPLIKRESKYQKHAILERIVIPERTVIFRVTYTGDDGRPQVNNGYRVQFNSAVGPYKGGIRLHPSVDLGVLKFLGFEQIFKNSLTGVNIGGAKGGSTFDPKGKSEGEIMRFCQAFMSELYRHIGNTVDVPAGDIGVGAREIGYMFGQYKKLTGRFDGILTGKGLNWGGSLARTEATGYGLVYFTQNMLQKAGLGLEGKKCSISGSGNVAIYTVEKLYQVGALPITVSDSNGYVYDAEGIDLAVLKELKEVKRARLSEYVKFRPNAKYVSVGEYKEGRNGVWDVPCDGAFPCATQNELHLADIKTLYANGCRFVAEGANMPSTLDAINFMLAQKDFYFAPAKAANAGGVGTSGLEMMQNAGMTAWSFEKVDHRLHGIMNHIFELSYETSKEFGDEGNLVLGSNIAGFRKVADAMIDQGYV; the protein is encoded by the coding sequence TGAGCGAGTACATCGAAAAAACGATGGAGTGGATAAAAAAGACCAATCCGGGTCAAGGCGTCTTTGTCCAGGCTGCGACCGAGGTTTTAAATAGCCTCGAGCCGCTTATAAAAAGAGAGAGCAAGTACCAAAAACACGCAATCCTAGAGCGCATCGTCATCCCTGAGCGCACGGTGATATTTCGCGTCACATACACGGGCGACGACGGCAGACCGCAGGTAAATAACGGCTACCGCGTGCAGTTTAACTCAGCCGTGGGCCCCTATAAAGGCGGTATCAGACTGCATCCTAGCGTCGATCTTGGCGTACTAAAATTTCTTGGATTTGAGCAAATTTTTAAAAATTCGCTCACGGGCGTAAATATCGGCGGCGCAAAAGGCGGCAGCACCTTTGATCCAAAAGGCAAGAGCGAGGGCGAGATAATGCGCTTTTGCCAAGCGTTTATGAGCGAGCTATACCGCCACATCGGCAACACTGTAGACGTACCCGCAGGCGACATCGGCGTGGGCGCGCGCGAGATCGGCTATATGTTTGGGCAGTATAAAAAACTCACGGGCAGATTTGACGGCATACTCACGGGCAAAGGCTTAAACTGGGGCGGCAGCCTAGCGCGTACGGAAGCGACTGGATACGGGTTAGTCTATTTTACGCAAAATATGCTGCAAAAAGCTGGGCTTGGGCTAGAAGGCAAAAAATGCAGCATAAGCGGTAGCGGAAACGTCGCCATATACACGGTAGAAAAGCTCTATCAAGTAGGCGCGCTGCCTATCACGGTTTCTGATTCAAACGGATACGTTTACGACGCCGAGGGCATCGATCTAGCGGTGCTTAAAGAGCTAAAAGAGGTCAAACGCGCGCGCCTTAGCGAATACGTTAAATTTAGACCGAACGCAAAATACGTAAGCGTGGGCGAGTACAAAGAGGGCAGAAACGGCGTGTGGGACGTGCCGTGCGACGGGGCGTTTCCGTGCGCGACGCAAAACGAGCTGCATCTAGCCGACATAAAGACGCTCTACGCTAACGGCTGCCGTTTCGTGGCTGAGGGCGCAAATATGCCAAGCACGCTTGATGCGATAAATTTTATGCTAGCGCAAAAGGATTTTTACTTCGCTCCGGCAAAGGCGGCAAACGCGGGCGGCGTGGGCACGTCAGGTCTTGAGATGATGCAAAATGCCGGCATGACCGCATGGAGCTTTGAAAAGGTCGATCACAGACTGCACGGCATAATGAATCATATCTTTGAGCTTAGCTACGAGACTAGCAAGGAGTTTGGCGACGAGGGAAATCTGGTGCTTGGCTCAAATATCGCGGGCTTTAGAAAAGTGGCCGACGCGATGATAGATCAGGGATATGTGTAG